agtcatgtgactctctcctggtacaaaggaaacagtttattgtccagcatcagtgtgtctgatctcagcatcagtctctctctacctctggaggtggaatatcaggataaaaacacctacagctgtgtgctgaacaatcccatcagcaaCCAGACTCAACATCTGGACATCACTCACCTCTGTCACACATGTTCAGGTACGGCAGTGCTGATATTAGTTGATGTCAGCGCTGATATTAGTGTTTATTGACTGATCTGATCTcagtttgatgtttttattcctCAGACTCTGTCCACTGTTGTGGTCCTACTGAAGCTGTGATCCGATTGGTCCTCTCTGCTAtggtgggcgtggctactgtcaTTATTCTGGTTTATGACATCAGATCCAGAAGAGCTGATCGAGATCAAGCTCAGATTCACACATCAGGTACATGATTGATGATGTCATTTCTCACACACTGATtttgcatatattaatatttgtgagatttattaattaatgtctTTATATGTTCATCTTTTTCAGGAAGTATTGAAATCTAAAGCACAACTGATTTTTTATTCTTCtagattttttgtcataataaatactGATGATTATTTGAGCTAGATTATTTtgagattttaaaaatcttatttgTAAGGCTTTGTTTATATTTCTCTTagatacaaaattaataaagaGACACACGGATCTCACTTTACTAATTCTGCTGTTCATCTGTCATATGTATTTGCTTGTCTTTATCAATAAAGTTTTCTCACTCTGAGCTTCAAGAGTCTCTCtatgttttattacatttattatgtcGAGCGCCCCCCAGAGGAATACTATTTTTTGTACATTGTTCAGCAGTGCCACATAataagttttacatttttaaaatattatttaaaacattatttgtaaatatttgcattattattagctaattttataaaaataaaaaaatctatctacattgataataatacaataatctACCCCCAGCTTCTTCTTCTTGTTCTAATCTGAGCAAACACTGATTTGGGACACATTATAATATACTTTGAGAACACAGTGAAACACATAAACAACATATCAGTGTTGCATTTCCTCCAACAGGCAACAATAAAGTCTTAAATCTCTAgtgcaggggtgtccaatcctgagGGCCActttttagctccaaccccaattaaacacctgaaccagctaatcaagctcttattagtcatactagaaacttccaggcaggtgtgttgaggtgagttggagctaaactctgcaggacagtgaccctccaggaccgagtttggacacccctgctcaTCTGAGGATCAACAGCTCCATCTAGTGTCTCACCCTGAACTGACATGATATCAGGAGTTATTTGTTCAGTATCTGTAATGATATCCAGTGATTGTGCATGTTACTCAAGaaagccactagatggcactgTGTTAAGGATTATGTGATGAATACTATGCATTGAGTAATGAATACAACCATGTTGAAGTGTTTTGCCTGGTTCAGACTACACGATCTTACCCAGATTTTGCCACAATCTGCTTGACGTAAGGTGTTGTGGGGATTCGTAAATGGTAATGGGTGTCGGGATGCAAAATTTGATTGTTtcagctcatgtagtgtcatagTGGACAACAACTGATTTCATGTCTACCAGAGGTGGACATTCCAGTTGTTgtgatttataataataataataataataatgataataataataaaaacatttgtgttAGGCACaaacagacatcaagaatcagcgtatgaatttCAACAAAGTGACAAACAATATATTCTGATACATTATGAACATTAGAAACACACACAGCTCCAGGTGCAGTGTCCATGACGGCTGGAGACTCTGGCATGGCAGCCATGATTTGTGAATACTTTATCTTTCTCAGATTCGCTAAAGTAACAAAATCTGCAATCAAAACTCATCATGAAAATCATGAAGCATTTATTGACAAATTTCCCCAAGACCAAATATCAGAGACAGCCAAATTTCTCTAAATGAACAATTACATTCACAGGTTACTGTGTGCTTCATTAACTCTCATTTATGAATTTTGCTTGAACAAAAGCTAAAATATaagataaatgtaaataattgtttttttgagTCAAATGGACCCTGCaatgtttttctcttttattttatCTGTACTAACATCAGTGTGTCTGGTTTGATCTGTCTGGCGAATAAACAGCTTCTGCTGGATGTTTGTGGTTGATTCGCGTGTCAGCAGTTTGTGGCTGAAGTGTTTCTTCATTTTCTCTCTTGCTAATAAGAAGCTCACAATCTTACTTGTTCACACAAAACTTCTTTACACTGAAATAAAGTGAATCCATCAACAGTCAAATGGTCAAAGGTCAGAAGTCAAATATGATTGACAGCACATAGCACTAAATAACACACCAGTAGACACAGATATCTAATCCAATATTTCACTCTTCTGCTATTTTCATTCAGGCCCAGaattcatttgaaaatgtaagATCAGCAAAAGCAAAAGTTAAAGGAGACGGATGTGTGAGCGGAAACTGAGGTTGGGGGTGGATTCACACTCAACCAGATAAATATCACAGTTTAGTCATGTTTCAGATCAATCTGAGtgttttcagacattttaagaGTTACTGTCGTGAGCTTTACAGTGAACCGATGAACAAAATGTCTCTCAGATTATTTTTgatctgtttgtgtttgtggcGTCTGGATGGTgagtttaaatgtgtttttataactTCAGTTGTTTCTGTTCTGGTTACATGTAATAATCTACTGGTTAAATTAGTCAGAGAGGATCAACATTCACTGTTATTTTCATATAGAAATTATTAAACTGTGATTTTAGTTTAgtgaacattaaacattaaagcaaaagtgtcttttttatttagttattgtTCCATATATAAATCTATTTCTCTTTTCATTGATCAtcttttttctttgttctgctgcagaatagggtgaattcaggttgattgggacactatTTGCCCAGTCAACTaattggcaaaaagtgtcccaatcaacctgaattcacccctattattaatttcacatttcaattattaaaagtattttagTGAAGCTTCATCAAACCAACATCAAGTGATTTTAAAGCTTCAAGCTGTGAAAAACTCTgttcttcaggtgtgtttggtaGTGATGCTATTAGGACAGTGTCAGTAAAcaagggagattcagtcactctagaCTCTCGTCTTACTGAAATGAAGAATGATGATGTGATTTACTGGAAGTTTGGATTTGAATACACTTTAATTGCTGAAATCAATAAATGGAACAACACCTTCACTGTATATGATGATGTTCTtaatgggagattcagagacagactgaagctggacaatcaaactggatctctgaccatcacaaacaccacAATGAAACATGATGGATTTTATCATCAACAGATCAAACGTCTGAGAAAGAATTTCTATCTCAAGGTCATTGGTGAGTTAAATATCAATTTCacctgttttatattttaatcagcACAGGGATTCAATTATTAATCCAAACTCCATTTTGCTTCTTTTTGTTTAATGATAATATTCATTTCAAATTTACATTTCAAAGCTATTTACTTTTGTAAATGACTCCCACTAAACAAAGTTATGTCCAGAAAACATCTTTTCAATGTAGCATCTGTAATTCACATATCTTTGATTGTCACTGTGATAAAGCAGATCtcctgctgtagaatcacagttctgctataatcaataatgtaaatctaactcagagattgggctctaaatgagttcaggtAAAAGTACAatcatgtgaaaacataaccaacacctgatcatcttttatctttgcttgtctggctgttacaACTCAGTCAACAGCTCAAacaaatctaatattaaaaagtcaagggtcaagagcccaactaaagcaaacactcatctccacgatggtggcttaaaaattgtgattttctccttaggtgattctgcttgttatcatcaggtgtcttcaataatgctcaatcatcactcacttaatcacttaattatctcattaactttaacactgcttcagtgggtggaatgaaaaatatggcaggacttttactttctgacccctggactataCACCTCCAGTATCAATATTTTCTTACACCCCTATTGttttctgtttgtgtttgaTGATACAGTTGAAATATCAGTGATgaagggagattcagtcactctaaactctgatcttactgaaaTGAAGGATGATGATGAGATTCAGTGGAAGTTTGAATACACTTTAATAGCTAAAATCAATAAACGGGACGACagattcactgtaaatgatgatgttcttgatgggagattcagagacagactgaaactgaacaaacaaactggatctctgaccatcacaaacatcacaacTGAACATGCTGGACATTATCAACTAGAGATCAACCGTATGAGGATTAATTTCCATCTCAATGTCATTGGTGAGTTCAAAAATGTTTACACCTGTTTCTTAATGACAAAAGTGAAATCAAATCATACTGTCAGGGTTGTGTTTGGTTTTGAGTTTGTTTCCTTGTTCTGGTATGAGTTTGTTTTATCCTTAGTCACACGTTCTTCTTTGTTCTTAGTTTTCCCGCCACCTGTTTG
The nucleotide sequence above comes from Chanodichthys erythropterus isolate Z2021 chromosome 10, ASM2448905v1, whole genome shotgun sequence. Encoded proteins:
- the LOC137028226 gene encoding uncharacterized protein, producing the protein MVKGVFGSDAIRTVSVNKGDSVTLDSRLTEMKNDDVIYWKFGFEYTLIAEINKWNNTFTVYDDVLNGRFRDRLKLDNQTGSLTITNTTMKHDGFYHQQIKRLRKNFYLKVIVEISVMKGDSVTLNSDLTEMKDDDEIQWKFEYTLIAKINKRDDRFTVNDDVLDGRFRDRLKLNKQTGSLTITNITTEHAGHYQLEINRMRINFHLNVIVSVMEGDSVTISSDFTELKDNDWIRWKFGNEHTLIAEISKRPNRFAVYDDVLDGRFRDRLKLDNQTGSLTITNITTEHDGRYELDNDYYMRPSVICLAVYARLPVPFISSNSSQCSSSSSSSSSSVEYQDKNTYSCVLNNPISNQTQHLDITHLCHTCSGTAVLILVDVSADISVY